A stretch of the Saccharolobus caldissimus genome encodes the following:
- a CDS encoding DUF4322 domain-containing protein codes for MVEKEVIQVTRGKNLAEVVKEVIPILDFNGDKGEEVGKTLLLASLRNESVESTAKNFNLSGQTVRLHAQREGEEIGEKLLQRAREEATKLKGLTVNISIDWTEITYYGEKVEGVVGGKKGYSWSFATATAKVRKRTWILGFVMIKEGMSKGEIVKQLLEQAEEIVKINMIVLDAGFYTLDVLNLLLKYKFVLAVPVGSVHVKEELDKIYTTNSKRHKRDEQVTFRLVTIKVKSKGHGKEEKLLGYATNLDLSPKSIRRIYNVIRSPIETSYRVIKSFLPFTSSTKYSFRFLVISLAILLYSLLISQGITRSEFSLSLEFELNNYLNTDIFSLILIILFTLISNYYMGDEF; via the coding sequence ATGGTAGAGAAAGAAGTAATACAAGTTACACGCGGTAAAAACTTGGCAGAAGTAGTTAAAGAAGTTATTCCAATCTTGGACTTTAATGGAGATAAGGGAGAAGAAGTGGGAAAAACACTATTACTAGCATCACTTAGAAACGAATCAGTAGAGAGTACTGCTAAGAACTTCAACCTCTCGGGGCAAACAGTTAGATTACACGCGCAAAGGGAAGGGGAAGAAATTGGAGAGAAACTACTACAAAGGGCAAGAGAGGAAGCAACGAAACTAAAAGGGCTAACAGTAAACATCTCAATAGACTGGACGGAAATAACGTACTACGGAGAAAAAGTTGAAGGGGTAGTTGGGGGAAAGAAAGGGTACTCTTGGTCCTTCGCAACCGCAACTGCGAAAGTGAGGAAAAGAACTTGGATACTAGGCTTCGTAATGATAAAAGAAGGGATGAGCAAGGGAGAGATTGTAAAACAACTCTTAGAGCAAGCTGAGGAAATAGTGAAGATTAACATGATTGTACTTGATGCAGGGTTCTACACCTTGGACGTACTTAACTTACTTTTAAAGTACAAGTTTGTTTTGGCAGTACCCGTTGGATCTGTTCACGTGAAGGAGGAATTGGATAAGATTTATACTACTAACTCGAAGAGGCATAAGAGGGATGAGCAGGTTACATTTAGACTTGTGACAATTAAGGTTAAGAGCAAGGGGCATGGGAAGGAGGAGAAGCTCTTGGGTTATGCTACTAACTTAGATTTGTCTCCTAAGTCAATTAGGAGGATTTATAATGTTATAAGGTCTCCAATAGAGACTTCCTATAGGGTTATAAAATCATTCTTACCCTTTACTAGTTCAACTAAGTATTCCTTCAGATTTCTTGTAATTTCACTAGCGATACTCCTTTACTCACTCCTTATTTCCCAAGGTATAACAAGGAGTGAGTTCTCCCTCTCCTTGGAGTTTGAGTTGAATAACTATTTAAATACAGATATATTCTCGCTTATTCTTATAATTCTGTTTACTCTTATATCAAATTATTATATGGGTGATGAGTTTTGA